Proteins from a genomic interval of Medicago truncatula cultivar Jemalong A17 chromosome 3, MtrunA17r5.0-ANR, whole genome shotgun sequence:
- the LOC25488990 gene encoding probable disease resistance protein At4g27220 — protein sequence MANIFVTIATNVGQYLAGPAIREVQYLLCVNNTINDLEKEKEALTSERDNLLIRVERAKERTEVIEKPVEKWLNDVEKLLREVEVLVQRTETDNNCFQGWFPTCGRYLLCKQMVQKIDAMGRFKGKSKDIEPFSHLAPLPGILYQSSEDFIYFESTKVAYDKLLKALEDDRISIIGLYGMGGCGKTTLVTEVGKKAEELDMFDKVISITVTRTPNIRSIQGQIADMLNLKLGEESEDGRAQRLWLRLKEMKRTLIIVDNLWREFHLKDTGIRLYNDNRGALKILVTTRIENVCILMNCHKMIHLGLLSKDESWTFFQKLAVIDDEFSVSLDGVPQEICYECKGLPLAIKTMSSSLKGKDNNEWNSTLAKLMVSKASDDHEGGESDALNCIKSSYECLQNREAEQIFLMCCMFLEDYHIPVEDLLRYEIGVGVGRTYSLQLRRSMFQAHINKLLDSRLLMHGSVKMHDMVRDTALWIANRSNNCKILVNVDKPLSIVAEDKNIRDCFAVSSWWENKNPFFCPLHAPNLKMLLLNISARPSLNSLDLSHLTFEGIQGLEVFSLTVDYRVVPISFSPSIQLLKNVRTLRLNGLNFGDISVIGSLTSLEVLDLRRCNFNELPIEIGKLISLKLLDLSECRISENNYNGAIGKCSQLEELYASTCYPEKYVHEIIIDIGILSNLQRFVFDNQILQEIRRVLKLKDFNISKLRTSKKNILQIAENISLEGLHGGCKNIIPDMVGIVGGMNDLTSLHLTSCQEIECIFDATYDFKEDDLIPRLGELRLRHMNNLTELYRGPSLQVLRYFEKLELVDIQYCWQVHIMFPLECKLRNLKILSLSNCRTDKVLFSESVAQSMLQLEQLNISGCYELKHIIAASGSQHGGSNTSEEISPAPMNSHFLMTKLRDVNISDCPSLESIFPICYVEGLTQLQQMEIEDSPKLEYVFGKCDHKEHLSSNHVTLPHLEALRLSSLENLIGMFPENCQANWSSQCLRMLNIYHCPKMAIPWFNLKVGYDQSQHHPNERLLSKLQELELCDLPQLYSISWVGPTPSQIWSFQCLQSLTVKSCENLKFLFSMGVCRSLPELISLVIENCQELEQVVVEDEELLQLPDAEFYFRKLKQIGVFSCNKLKSLFPFAMVTMLPQLSSLFLAYATQLQEVFRHSSGDNVMNEMEIVLPNLTKIFLSELPNFVDICHGCKLHAPKLLKLSISFLDRTPPSLIKIQRKLQEEAGSGDGEDFHSLVFKNDEDSQFRSTSSISDYVKDPSVPNLAVGQRKNKVYC from the exons ATGGCAAATATTTTTGTGACTATTGCAACTAATGTGGGTCAATATTTGGCGGGACCAGCAATTCGCGAAGTTCAATACCTTCTTTGTGTTAATAACACAATCAATGATCTTGAGAAAGAAAAGGAAGCACTGACATCTGAAAGAGATAACTTGCTAATTCGTGTTGAACGAGCCAAAGAGAGAACTGAAGTAATTGAAAAACCAGTGGAGAAGTGGCTGAATGATGTGGAAAAACTCCTTAGAGAGGTGGAGGTTCTTGTACAAAGGACGGAGACAGACAACAATTGCTTCCAAGGATGGTTTCCAACGTGTGGACGATATCTTTTGTGCAAACAAATGGTGCAGAAGATAGACGCAATGGGGAGGTTCAAAGGCAAAAGCAAAGATATCGAACCATTTTCTCATCTTGCTCCACTACCAGGTATTCTGTATCAGTCATCCGAAGACTTCATCTATTTTGAATCAACAAAAGTGGCTTATGATAAACTCTTGAAGGCACTTGAGGATGATCGCATCTCTATAATTGGACTGTACGGAATGGGTGGATGTGGAAAAACAACCCTTGTAACGGAAGTTGGCAAGAAGGCTGAGGAATTGGATATGTTTGATAAGGTTATATCAATCACCGTGACAAGAACTCCAAACATTAGGAGCATTCAAGGACAAATTGCAGATATGTTAAACTTGAAATTGGGGGAAGAAAGTGAAGATGGAAGAGCACAACGTCTATGGTTGCGTTTAAAAGAAATGAAGAGAACTCTTATAATAGTTGACAATCTATGGAGAGAGTTTCATTTGAAGGATACAGGGATTCGCTTATACAATGATAATAGAGGTGCATTGAAAATCCTTGTAACCACACGTATTGAGAATGTTTGTATTTTAATGAATTGTCACAAGATGATTCATTTGGGGCTCTTGTCCAAAGATGAATCCTGGACATTCTTCCAAAAGCTTGCAGTAATTGATGACGAATTCTCTGTGTCATTAGATGGTGTACCACAAGAAATCTGCTATGAATGCAAGGGACTTCCCTTAGCAATCAAAACTATGTCTTCTTCCTTAAAAGGAAAGGATAATAATGAGTGGAATTCAACATTAGCTAAGTTGATGGTTTCAAAGGCATCTGATGATCATGAAGGAGGAGAGAGCGATGCTTTAAATTGTATCAAGTCCAGCTATGAGTGTTTACAAAATAGAGAAGCAGAACAGATATTTCTGATGTGCTGTATGTTTCTTGAAGACTATCACATCCCAgtagaagatttgttgaggtATGAAATTGGAGTAGGTGTAGGAAGAACATACTCATTGCAGTTAAGGAGGAGCATGTTCCAAGCACACATAAACAAACTTCTGGATTCTCGTTTGCTGATGCATGGTAGCGTGAAGATGCATGACATGGTTCGCGACACAGCCTTATGGATCGCAAATAGATCAAATAATTGTAAAATCTTGGTAAATGTTGACAAACCACTCAGCATTGTGGCAGAAGATAAAAATATAAGAGATTGTTTTGCAGTATCTTCATGGTGGGAGAATAAAAATCCCTTTTTTTGTCCATTGCATGCTCCTAATCTTAAAATGCTATTGCTAAATATAAGTGCTCGTCCATCATTGAATTCCTTGGATTTATCGCATTTAACATTTGAAGGAATACAAGGGCTTGAGGTATTTTCTTTAACCGTTGATTACAGAGTAGTACCAATATCATTTTCTCCATCAATCCAACTGTTGAAAAATGTTCGAACTTTGCGCTTAAATGGATTGAACTTTGGTGACATTTCTGTCATTGGAAGCTTAACAAGCCTTGAGGTTCTTGACTTGAGACGTTGTAACTTCAATGAACTTCCTATCGAAATAGGAAAACTAATAAGCCTTAAGTTGCTGGATTTATCAGAGTGTCGTATTTCTGAAAACAACTATAATGGAGCAATAGGGAAATGTTCACAACTAGAGGAGTTATATGCTTCAACATGTTACCCAGAAAAGTATGTTCATGAGATCATTATTGATATTGGTATTCTCTCAAATCTACAAAGGTTTGTATTTGACAATCAAATCCTTCAGGAAATAAGGAGAgttctaaaattaaaagattttaaTATCTCAAAGTTGAGGACATCTAAGAAAAATATTCTGCAAATAGCTGAAAATATTTCTTTGGAAGGGCTTCATGGAGGATGTAAAAATATAATCCCAGATATGGTTGGAATTGTGGGAGGCATGAATGATTTGACTTCTCTCCATCTTACAAGTTGCCAAGAAATAGAATGTATCTTCGATGCAACCTATGATTTCAAGGAAGATGATTTGATTCCCAGGTTGGGGGAGTTACGCCTTCGGCATATGAATAACTTGACAGAATTGTATCGAGGTCCATCTCTTCAAGTACTACGCTACTTTGAGAAACTAGAACTGGTTGATATACAATATTGTTGGCAGGTACACATCATGTTTCCACTGGAATGTAAGTTACGAAATCTTAAGATTCTCAGCTTATCAAATTGCAGGACCGATAAAGTACTCTTCTCAGAATCTGTTGCTCAAAGTATGCTGCAACTAGAACAACTAAACATCAGTGGGTGCTATGAATTGAAGCATATAATTGCTGCTAGTGGAAGCCAACATGGTGGTAGTAATACAAGTGAGGAAATAAGTCCAGCTCCAATGAATTCTCATTTTTTGATGACCAAACTAAGGGATGTTAACATTTCTGATTGTCCAAGTTTAGAGTCAATATTCCCAATTTGTTATGTTGAAGGACTTACACAATTGCAACAGATGGAGATAGAAGATTCTCCTAAGCTGGAATACGTGTTTGGTAAATGTGATCACAAAGAACACCTTTCATCAAACCATGTCACGCTTCCTCATTTGGAAGCTCTCCGACTCTCTTCTCTTGAAAATCTCATTGGGATGTTTCCTGAGAATTGTCAAGCAAACTGGTCATCTCAATGTCTGAGGATGCTAAACATATATCATTGTCCAAAGATGGCTATACCATGGTTCAATTTGAAGGTTGGCTATGATCAAAGTCAACATCATCCGAATGAA AGATTACTCTCAAAACTGCAAGAGCTGGAATTGTGTGATCTGCCTCAATTGTACTCCATTTCATGGGTAGGTCCTACTCCGAGTCAGATTTGGAGTTTTCAATGTCTTCAGAGTTTAACAGTGAAAAGttgtgaaaatttgaaattcttgttTTCCATGGGGGTATGTAGAAGCCTACCAGAGTTGATTAGCCTTGTTATTGAGAACTGCCAAGAATTGGAACAAGTAGTTGTAGAAGATGAAGAACTTCTGCAGCTTCCTGATGCTGAATTTTATTTTCGTAAGCTAAAACAAATAGGAGTCTTTAGCTGCAACAAGTTGAAAAGCCTTTTCCCTTTTGCCATGGTTACAATGCTTCCACAATTAAGTTCTCTTTTCTTAGCATATGCTACTCAACTTCAAGAGGTTTTTAGACATAGTAGTGGAGACAACGTTATGAATGAAATGGAAATTGTTCTTCCAAACTTGACCAAGATATTTTTGTCTGAACTACCAAATTTTGTAGATATCTGCCATGGTTGTAAGTTACATGCCCCTAAACTTCTAAAACTCAGCATATCTTTCCTTGACCGAACTCCTCCAAGCTTAATAAAAATTCAG AGGAAACTGCAAGAGGAAGCAGGATCAGGAGATGGTGAAGATTTTCATTCTTTGGTTTTtaagaatgatgaagattctcAATTTCGGTCAACTTCAAgcataagtgattatgtgaaaGATCCATCCGTACCCAACTTGGCAGTGGGACAAAGGAAAAACAAAGTATATTGTTGA